One Streptomyces sp. NBC_00554 DNA segment encodes these proteins:
- a CDS encoding cation:dicarboxylate symporter family transporter — translation MPPSVPSPRRVAHILRTSLFAQVACALVLGIIVGKLWPDVATDLQPLGDGFTRLIKTIISPLVFCVVVVGIAKAGDLKAFGRIGLKALIWFEVASTAALLIGLIAANVVQPGSGMNVDPSTLDTSAVDAKTGGGSLPSTTEFIVNAIPTSFIGAFAENSLLQVLILACLVGAALLHLGHTKVPKVLPAIEQAQEIIFAVVGFIMRLAPIAVFGAMAVLIGQYGLGVIETYAKLIILCYAAAALFIALLAVALKVVTGLSLWKFLRYIREEMLLALGTASTESVMPRVMQKLRRAGARDDAVGLVLPTGYSFNLDGASLYLSIGTLFIAQAVGVDLSLGQQITVILVLMLTSKGMAGIPGSAFLALSATASSLGAIPAGAVALLLGVDRIMDSMRVVTNLLGNCVAVFAVSRWEGALDLDRAKKVLDGEIVFVEEDEADEPGAPVQVPRSAKADIPAQAAEADIPEQAAGTDVPARMTKEPASEVS, via the coding sequence GTGCCGCCGTCTGTACCGTCCCCGCGACGCGTCGCACACATATTGCGTACCTCACTGTTCGCGCAGGTCGCCTGCGCGCTCGTGCTCGGAATCATCGTCGGAAAGCTGTGGCCCGACGTGGCCACGGACCTTCAACCGCTCGGCGACGGTTTCACCCGGCTCATCAAGACGATCATCTCGCCGCTCGTGTTCTGCGTGGTCGTCGTCGGTATCGCCAAGGCCGGAGACCTGAAGGCGTTCGGCCGGATCGGGCTGAAGGCCCTGATCTGGTTCGAGGTCGCGTCCACGGCCGCTCTGCTCATCGGTCTGATCGCTGCCAACGTTGTCCAGCCGGGCTCGGGCATGAACGTCGACCCGTCCACGCTCGACACCTCGGCGGTCGACGCGAAGACGGGCGGCGGCTCGCTGCCCTCGACGACCGAGTTCATCGTCAACGCGATCCCCACCAGTTTCATCGGCGCCTTCGCCGAGAACTCCCTGCTCCAGGTGCTGATTCTGGCCTGTCTGGTCGGTGCCGCGCTGCTCCACCTCGGCCACACCAAGGTGCCGAAGGTCCTGCCCGCCATCGAGCAGGCCCAGGAGATCATCTTCGCGGTGGTCGGCTTCATCATGCGGCTGGCCCCGATCGCGGTGTTCGGCGCGATGGCCGTCCTGATCGGACAGTACGGACTTGGCGTGATCGAGACGTACGCCAAGCTGATCATCCTGTGCTACGCGGCCGCCGCGCTCTTCATCGCGCTCCTCGCAGTCGCCCTCAAGGTGGTCACCGGGCTCAGCCTCTGGAAGTTCCTGCGCTACATCCGCGAGGAGATGCTCCTCGCGCTCGGCACCGCCTCCACCGAGTCCGTCATGCCGCGCGTGATGCAGAAGCTGCGCCGGGCCGGCGCCCGCGACGACGCCGTGGGTCTGGTGCTGCCGACGGGCTACTCCTTCAACCTCGACGGAGCCTCGCTCTACCTGTCCATCGGCACGCTGTTCATCGCGCAGGCCGTGGGTGTGGACCTGAGTCTCGGCCAGCAGATCACCGTGATCCTCGTGCTCATGCTGACCAGCAAGGGCATGGCGGGCATTCCCGGTTCGGCCTTCCTCGCGCTGTCCGCGACCGCGTCCTCCCTGGGGGCCATCCCGGCCGGCGCCGTCGCCCTGCTGCTGGGGGTCGACCGCATCATGGACTCGATGCGTGTCGTGACGAACCTGCTCGGCAACTGCGTCGCGGTCTTCGCGGTGTCCCGCTGGGAGGGCGCGCTGGACCTGGACCGGGCGAAGAAGGTGCTGGACGGGGAGATCGTGTTCGTGGAGGAAGACGAAGCGGACGAGCCGGGGGCGCCTGTGCAGGTGCCTCGCTCGGCCAAGGCCGACATCCCTGCGCAGGCCGCTGAGGCCGATATACCCGAGCAGGCTGCCGGGACCGACGTACCCGCTCGGATGACCAAGGAGCCTGCGTCCGAGGTCAGTTGA
- a CDS encoding ABC transporter substrate-binding protein, producing the protein MRRRLAPAALLLPLALLLSACGGNSAADTGSGTDGKGSVTLNVGDQKGGSEAVLRAAGELDNLTYKIKWSTFTSGPPLLEAVNAKAVDVGGVGNTPPVFAAGANSKISVVAAWHGTSKGEAILVPKDSSLKKPEELKGKSIAVAQGSSAHYQLIASLKEAGLGLSDVQVKYLQPADALAAFTSGKIDAWAVWDPYTSQVLQGGQGRILADGDGAVNGLNFQVAAPTALADKEKAAAIKDYLDRLRRAQDWVYDHPQEWAEVWAKDTGLPYEVALASVKRTHASRVPVAVDQPLIDSEQQIADTFTSLKLIPNKVDFADFVDTRFNGDLPPSTTAPRVYKES; encoded by the coding sequence ATGCGACGACGCCTCGCCCCCGCTGCCCTGCTCCTCCCTCTGGCCCTGCTCCTCTCCGCCTGCGGTGGCAACTCGGCGGCCGACACTGGTTCCGGGACCGACGGCAAGGGCTCCGTCACGCTCAACGTCGGTGACCAGAAGGGTGGTTCGGAGGCGGTGCTGCGTGCCGCCGGAGAGCTCGACAACCTCACCTACAAGATCAAGTGGTCGACGTTCACGTCCGGCCCGCCGCTCCTGGAGGCCGTCAACGCCAAGGCCGTCGACGTCGGTGGGGTCGGCAACACCCCGCCGGTCTTCGCGGCGGGCGCGAACTCGAAGATCTCCGTGGTGGCGGCCTGGCACGGCACGTCCAAGGGCGAGGCCATCCTCGTACCGAAGGACTCGTCGCTGAAGAAGCCGGAGGAGCTCAAGGGCAAGTCGATCGCCGTGGCTCAGGGTTCCTCCGCGCACTACCAGCTGATCGCCTCGCTCAAGGAAGCCGGGCTGGGGCTGAGCGACGTGCAGGTGAAGTACCTCCAGCCCGCCGACGCGCTGGCCGCGTTCACCAGCGGCAAGATCGACGCGTGGGCGGTGTGGGACCCGTACACCTCGCAGGTGCTGCAGGGCGGGCAGGGCCGGATCCTGGCGGACGGCGACGGTGCGGTCAACGGACTCAACTTCCAGGTGGCGGCGCCCACCGCGCTCGCGGACAAGGAGAAGGCCGCGGCCATCAAGGACTACCTGGACCGGCTGCGGCGCGCACAGGACTGGGTCTACGACCACCCTCAGGAGTGGGCCGAGGTCTGGGCGAAGGACACCGGACTGCCGTACGAGGTGGCGCTGGCCTCGGTGAAGCGCACCCACGCCTCCCGCGTCCCGGTGGCCGTCGACCAGCCGCTCATCGACTCCGAGCAGCAGATCGCGGACACCTTCACCAGCCTGAAGCTCATCCCGAACAAGGTCGACTTCGCCGACTTCGTGGACACCCGCTTCAACGGCGACCTGCCGCCGTCCACGACCGCGCCTCGCGTCTACAAGGAGTCGTAG
- a CDS encoding putative leader peptide → MLRSVMLTTRGHIDLLRVASAACRRGC, encoded by the coding sequence ATGTTGCGTTCAGTCATGCTCACCACGCGCGGTCACATCGACCTGCTGCGGGTGGCCTCCGCCGCGTGTCGCCGCGGCTGCTGA
- a CDS encoding ABC transporter ATP-binding protein produces the protein MRPERPTWTPSPADKEQPRQVRRILKLFRPYRGRLGVVGLLVGAASLVSVATPFLLKEILDVAIPQGRTGLLSLLALGMILSAVVTSVFGVLQTLISTTVGQRVMHDLRTAVYGRLQHMSLAFFTRTRTGEVQSRIANDIGGMQATVTSTATSLVSNLTSVVATIVAMLALDWRLTAVSLLLLPIFVWISRRVGRERKKIATQRQKQMATMAATVTESLSVSGILLGRTMGRADSLTKSFGDESESLVDLEVRSNMAGRWRMAVITIVMAAMPAVIYWTAGIAFQLSGSTVSIGTLVAFVSLQQGLFRPTVSLLSTGVQIQTSLALFQRIFEYLDLPIDITEPDNPVHLDRVKGEIRFEDVEFRYDDRSGPILDGIDITVPAGGSLAVVGPTGAGKSTLSYLVPRLYDVTGGRVTLDGVDVRDLDFDTLARAVGVVSQETYLFHASVAENLRFAKPDATDEELEAAARAAQIHDHIASLPDGYDTVVGERGHRFSGGEKQRLAIARTILRDPPVLILDEATSALDTRTEHAVQEAIDALSANRTTLTIAHRLSTIRGADQIVVLDSGHAVERGTHEELLGQEGRYAALVHRDAQLEPTR, from the coding sequence ATGCGTCCCGAACGACCCACCTGGACCCCGTCACCTGCCGACAAGGAACAGCCGCGGCAGGTGCGTCGCATCCTGAAACTCTTCCGGCCCTATCGTGGCCGCCTCGGGGTCGTCGGCCTGCTGGTCGGCGCCGCCTCCCTCGTCTCCGTCGCCACGCCCTTCCTGCTGAAGGAAATCCTGGATGTGGCGATCCCGCAGGGCCGCACCGGTCTGCTGAGCCTGCTCGCGCTCGGCATGATCCTCAGCGCGGTCGTCACCAGCGTCTTCGGCGTGTTGCAGACCCTGATCTCCACGACCGTCGGCCAGCGCGTCATGCACGACCTGCGCACCGCCGTCTACGGCCGCCTGCAGCACATGTCGCTCGCCTTCTTCACCCGGACCCGCACGGGCGAGGTCCAGTCCCGCATCGCCAACGACATCGGCGGCATGCAGGCGACCGTCACCTCCACCGCCACCTCGCTGGTCTCCAACCTCACCAGCGTCGTCGCCACGATCGTGGCGATGCTCGCGCTGGACTGGCGGCTCACCGCCGTGTCGCTGCTCCTGCTGCCGATCTTCGTCTGGATCAGCCGCCGGGTCGGCCGCGAGCGCAAGAAGATCGCGACGCAGCGCCAGAAGCAGATGGCCACGATGGCCGCCACCGTCACCGAGTCGCTCTCCGTCAGCGGCATCCTGCTCGGCCGCACCATGGGCCGCGCCGACTCGCTCACGAAGTCCTTCGGGGACGAATCCGAGAGCCTTGTCGACCTCGAAGTGAGGTCGAACATGGCGGGCCGCTGGCGCATGGCCGTCATCACCATCGTCATGGCCGCGATGCCCGCCGTCATCTACTGGACCGCCGGCATCGCCTTCCAGCTCAGCGGCTCGACCGTGTCGATCGGCACACTCGTCGCCTTCGTCTCGCTCCAGCAGGGCCTGTTCCGGCCGACGGTCAGCCTGCTGTCCACCGGCGTGCAGATCCAGACCTCGCTCGCCCTCTTCCAGCGCATCTTCGAGTACCTCGACCTCCCCATAGACATCACCGAGCCGGACAACCCCGTCCACCTCGACCGGGTCAAGGGCGAGATCCGCTTCGAGGACGTCGAGTTCCGCTACGACGACAGAAGCGGTCCGATACTCGACGGCATCGACATCACCGTCCCCGCGGGCGGCAGCCTCGCCGTCGTCGGCCCGACCGGCGCCGGCAAGTCCACGCTCAGCTATCTGGTGCCGCGGCTGTACGACGTCACGGGCGGGCGAGTCACGCTCGACGGGGTCGATGTCCGCGACCTGGACTTCGACACGCTCGCGCGCGCGGTCGGCGTCGTCTCGCAAGAGACGTACCTCTTCCACGCCTCGGTCGCCGAGAACCTGCGCTTCGCCAAGCCGGACGCCACCGACGAGGAGCTGGAGGCGGCGGCGCGGGCGGCCCAGATCCACGACCACATCGCGTCCCTGCCCGACGGGTACGACACGGTCGTCGGTGAGCGCGGCCACCGGTTCTCGGGCGGCGAGAAGCAGCGGCTCGCCATCGCCCGGACCATCCTGCGCGACCCGCCGGTGCTCATCCTCGACGAGGCGACCAGTGCTCTGGACACCCGTACGGAGCACGCCGTCCAGGAAGCCATCGACGCGCTGTCGGCCAACCGGACCACGCTCACCATCGCGCACCGCCTGTCCACCATTCGTGGCGCCGATCAGATCGTGGTCCTCGACTCCGGCCATGCGGTCGAACGGGGCACGCACGAGGAGCTGTTGGGGCAGGAGGGGCGCTATGCCGCCCTCGTCCACCGGGACGCCCAATTGGAGCCGACAAGATAA
- a CDS encoding FAD-dependent oxidoreductase, which produces MQAREVDAEVATEVDVVVIGAGQAGLSSAYHLRRAGFEPGRDFVVLDHAPRPGGAWQFRWPSLTYGKVHGMHSLPGMELTDSDPARPSAEVIAEYFDAYERAFELRVRRPVDVRAVREGSAGRLLVETSAGTWSARALINATGTWDRPFWPRYRGQETFRGRQLHTAQYPGPEEFAGLRVVVVGGGASGTQHLMEIAPYAAATTWVTRRPPVFREGPFDEEFGRAAVALVEERVRQGLPPKSVVSVTGLPLNDAIRQALHDGVLDRQPMFDRITPDGVAWDDGRHVDADVILWATGFRAAIDHLAPLRLREPGGGIRVEGTRAVADPRVHLVGYGPSASTIGANRAGRAAVRDIRRLLAGAPVAA; this is translated from the coding sequence GTGCAAGCACGCGAAGTCGACGCCGAGGTCGCCACCGAGGTCGATGTCGTGGTGATAGGCGCTGGACAGGCCGGACTGTCCAGCGCCTATCACCTGCGGCGCGCCGGTTTCGAGCCCGGGCGTGACTTCGTGGTCCTGGACCACGCGCCGCGTCCGGGCGGCGCCTGGCAGTTCCGCTGGCCGTCACTGACGTACGGCAAGGTGCACGGGATGCACTCGCTGCCCGGCATGGAACTGACGGACTCGGACCCGGCGCGCCCGTCCGCCGAGGTCATCGCGGAGTACTTCGACGCCTATGAGCGCGCCTTCGAGCTGCGGGTGCGCCGGCCGGTCGACGTGCGTGCGGTGCGCGAGGGCTCCGCGGGCCGGCTGCTTGTGGAGACCTCGGCCGGGACCTGGTCGGCGCGTGCGCTGATCAATGCCACCGGGACATGGGACCGGCCCTTCTGGCCGCGCTATCGAGGGCAGGAGACCTTCCGCGGGCGGCAGTTGCACACCGCGCAGTACCCGGGCCCCGAAGAGTTCGCCGGTCTGCGGGTGGTCGTCGTGGGCGGCGGCGCCTCCGGCACCCAGCATCTGATGGAGATCGCCCCGTACGCTGCCGCGACCACCTGGGTGACACGTCGGCCGCCCGTTTTCCGTGAGGGGCCCTTCGACGAGGAGTTCGGCCGGGCGGCCGTCGCGCTCGTGGAGGAACGGGTTCGTCAGGGGCTGCCGCCGAAGAGCGTCGTCTCGGTGACCGGACTGCCGCTGAACGACGCGATCCGGCAGGCCCTGCACGACGGCGTTCTCGACCGGCAGCCGATGTTCGACCGGATCACACCGGACGGTGTCGCGTGGGACGACGGGCGTCACGTGGACGCCGACGTCATCCTGTGGGCGACCGGGTTCCGGGCCGCCATCGACCATCTGGCGCCCCTGCGGCTGCGCGAGCCGGGCGGCGGCATCCGCGTCGAGGGGACGCGCGCGGTCGCCGATCCTCGGGTCCATCTCGTCGGGTACGGCCCCTCGGCCAGCACCATCGGCGCCAACCGGGCGGGGCGCGCCGCGGTGCGGGACATCAGGCGGCTGCTGGCGGGGGCGCCGGTCGCCGCGTGA
- a CDS encoding SDR family oxidoreductase: protein MSPQVPARNVLVVIGTGGMGLAVARRLAAGRRVLLADWSAPGLEATVGTLRGEGHEVEGHTVDVTQRDSVESLAVAAGAAGRVDAVVHTAGVSPVMATARQIYEVDLLGTAHVIDAFLPVASAGTSLVCVASMAGHFASLSADLERHLATAPTDELLEHKEFDLESEPALAYVVAKRANQLRVQASAHAWGAKGARLNTISPGVISTPMGAQELQGPAGVHIQAMLDLSGARRAGTPDDIASAAAFLTGPDSAFITGNDLLVDGGTVSAQRWNTTPAA from the coding sequence ATGAGCCCCCAAGTCCCAGCACGCAACGTCCTCGTAGTCATCGGTACCGGCGGTATGGGGCTGGCCGTCGCACGCCGCCTGGCCGCCGGGCGGCGGGTTCTGCTGGCCGACTGGTCCGCCCCAGGCCTGGAAGCGACTGTCGGTACGCTGCGCGGCGAGGGCCACGAGGTCGAAGGCCACACGGTGGACGTCACGCAGCGGGACTCGGTCGAGAGCCTGGCCGTAGCCGCCGGGGCCGCCGGCCGGGTGGACGCCGTCGTCCACACCGCCGGGGTCTCCCCCGTCATGGCGACCGCCCGGCAGATCTACGAGGTGGACCTGCTCGGCACCGCCCATGTCATCGACGCGTTCCTTCCCGTCGCCTCCGCGGGTACGTCACTGGTCTGCGTGGCGAGCATGGCCGGGCACTTCGCATCGCTGTCCGCGGACCTCGAACGGCACCTCGCGACCGCCCCGACCGATGAACTCCTGGAGCACAAGGAGTTCGACCTCGAATCCGAGCCCGCTCTGGCCTACGTGGTGGCCAAACGCGCCAATCAGCTGCGCGTACAGGCCTCCGCCCACGCCTGGGGGGCCAAGGGGGCACGACTGAACACCATCAGCCCCGGAGTGATTTCCACGCCGATGGGCGCCCAGGAACTTCAGGGCCCGGCCGGCGTCCACATCCAGGCCATGCTCGACCTTTCCGGCGCGCGCAGGGCAGGTACCCCCGACGACATCGCGAGCGCCGCCGCGTTTCTGACGGGACCGGACTCCGCCTTCATCACGGGGAACGACCTCTTGGTGGACGGCGGGACGGTCTCCGCACAGCGCTGGAACACGACCCCCGCGGCCTGA
- a CDS encoding ABC transporter ATP-binding protein yields the protein MATDVHGPMSAQKARASAVRVQGLTRSFDGRAVIDNLQLDVRPGEFVALLGRSGCGKSTLLRILAGLDRDIEGTVLVPRRKAVAFQAPRLMPWKKVWRNVLLGLPGKPERAVAEQALTEVGLTHRSDAWPKTLSGGEAQRASLARALVREPDLLLLDEPFGALDALTRIKAQRLVGELWLRRGCAVLLVTHDVEEAVLLADRVLVMDDGVIAYETQVDLDRPRDIADPRFAELRAGLLERLGVGTAA from the coding sequence ATGGCGACCGACGTTCACGGGCCGATGAGCGCCCAGAAGGCCAGGGCCTCAGCCGTACGAGTGCAGGGCCTCACCCGCTCCTTCGACGGCCGCGCCGTCATCGACAACCTCCAACTGGACGTCAGGCCGGGCGAGTTCGTGGCCCTGCTCGGGCGCAGCGGCTGCGGCAAGTCCACTCTGCTGCGGATCCTCGCGGGGCTCGACCGCGACATCGAGGGAACCGTCCTCGTTCCGCGCCGCAAGGCTGTCGCGTTCCAGGCACCGCGGCTCATGCCGTGGAAGAAGGTGTGGCGCAACGTCCTGCTCGGCCTGCCCGGGAAGCCCGAACGAGCCGTCGCCGAACAGGCGTTGACCGAGGTCGGCCTCACCCACCGTTCGGACGCCTGGCCGAAGACTCTTTCCGGCGGCGAGGCCCAACGTGCCTCGCTGGCCCGTGCGTTGGTCCGTGAACCCGATCTGCTGCTGCTCGACGAGCCGTTCGGCGCGCTCGACGCCCTCACCCGGATCAAGGCGCAGCGCCTGGTCGGTGAACTGTGGCTGCGCCGCGGCTGCGCCGTGCTGCTGGTCACGCACGACGTCGAGGAGGCGGTCCTGCTCGCCGACCGTGTCCTCGTGATGGACGACGGCGTCATCGCGTACGAGACACAGGTCGACCTGGACCGCCCGCGCGACATCGCCGACCCCCGCTTCGCCGAGCTGCGCGCCGGCCTCCTCGAACGTCTTGGCGTCGGCACCGCCGCCTGA
- a CDS encoding secondary thiamine-phosphate synthase enzyme YjbQ has translation MPDAFTTRVLNVATGSSETVVDLTRDCEAFLREAAAGRDGLLNVFVPHATAGIAIIETGAGSDDDLLAALHSLLPGDDRWQHRHGSPGHGRDHVLPAIVPPHATLPVLGGRLELGTWQSVCLVDTNIDNANRHVRLSFLG, from the coding sequence ATGCCCGATGCCTTCACCACCCGAGTCCTGAACGTCGCCACCGGTTCCTCGGAGACCGTCGTCGACCTCACCCGCGACTGCGAGGCCTTCCTCAGGGAGGCGGCAGCCGGCCGCGACGGCCTTCTGAACGTCTTCGTGCCCCACGCGACCGCCGGCATCGCGATCATCGAAACCGGCGCCGGCAGCGACGACGACCTCCTCGCCGCCCTGCACTCCCTGCTCCCTGGGGACGACCGCTGGCAGCACCGCCACGGCAGCCCCGGCCACGGCCGCGACCACGTACTCCCCGCCATCGTCCCGCCCCACGCGACGCTGCCGGTGCTGGGCGGGAGGCTGGAGCTGGGGACGTGGCAGTCGGTGTGTCTGGTGGACACCAACATTGACAATGCCAACCGGCACGTGCGGTTGAGCTTCCTGGGGTAG
- a CDS encoding MarR family winged helix-turn-helix transcriptional regulator, giving the protein MTTPDADGLLAEQLLRLTRRVHRIQKRHLEHRELGITPAQSRLLRTLAHYSSPPRMADLAARLEVVPRAVTTLVDGLEASGMVRRAPDPTNRRVIRIEVTEEGRKALGELRAARRSAAEEILAPLTDGQREVLGGLLNTLVDGVPRRDHDC; this is encoded by the coding sequence ATGACCACCCCCGATGCCGACGGCCTGCTCGCCGAGCAACTGCTGCGGCTGACCCGCCGAGTGCACCGCATCCAGAAGCGCCATCTGGAGCATCGTGAGCTGGGCATCACACCGGCCCAGTCCCGGTTGCTGCGCACGCTCGCGCACTACAGCTCACCGCCCCGCATGGCCGATCTGGCTGCGCGCCTCGAGGTGGTGCCCCGCGCCGTGACCACCCTGGTCGACGGCCTGGAGGCGAGCGGCATGGTGCGCCGGGCGCCCGATCCCACCAACCGGCGGGTGATCCGCATCGAGGTCACGGAGGAGGGGCGCAAAGCCCTGGGGGAACTGCGCGCCGCGCGCCGCTCGGCCGCGGAGGAGATCCTCGCCCCCCTGACGGACGGGCAGCGCGAGGTACTCGGCGGGCTCCTGAACACGCTGGTGGACGGGGTGCCGAGGCGGGACCACGACTGCTGA
- a CDS encoding ABC transporter permease encodes MSISHAPPSSPEPDISPISEDEPDPPELVPLVPTSTRRSRVPRWLRRTSGPVLLLALWQLLSATGALAPDILASPGTIARVGSDLIADGSLPNAMGVSLQRVAVGLLLGTVVGTGLALVSGLFRIGEDLVDASVQMLRTVPFVGLIPLFIIWFGIGEAPKVAIITLGVSFPLYLNVYAGIRGVDSQLIEAGESLGLSRWGLVRHVVLPGALPGAMTGLRYSLGIAWLALVFAEQINADAGIGFLMVQARDFLRTDVIVVCLIVYAFLGLLADFIVRTLERLLLQWRPTFTGR; translated from the coding sequence ATGAGCATCAGCCATGCCCCGCCCAGCTCCCCCGAGCCGGATATTTCACCTATATCAGAAGATGAACCTGACCCACCCGAGCTCGTCCCCCTGGTCCCCACCTCCACCCGCCGCTCCCGCGTGCCACGCTGGCTGCGCCGTACCTCCGGCCCCGTCCTATTGCTCGCCCTGTGGCAACTCCTGAGCGCCACCGGTGCGTTGGCCCCCGACATCCTTGCCTCGCCGGGCACCATCGCGCGGGTCGGGAGCGATCTGATCGCCGACGGTTCGCTGCCCAACGCGATGGGCGTATCACTGCAACGCGTCGCCGTCGGGCTCCTGCTCGGAACCGTCGTCGGTACGGGGCTCGCCCTGGTGTCAGGGCTGTTCCGCATCGGCGAGGATCTGGTGGACGCGAGCGTCCAGATGCTGCGGACCGTGCCCTTCGTCGGGCTGATCCCGCTGTTCATCATCTGGTTCGGCATCGGCGAGGCCCCGAAGGTCGCGATCATCACCCTCGGCGTGTCCTTCCCGCTCTATCTGAACGTGTACGCCGGTATCCGCGGCGTCGACTCCCAGCTGATCGAGGCCGGGGAGTCCCTCGGGCTGTCCCGCTGGGGGCTGGTCCGCCATGTCGTGCTGCCGGGCGCACTGCCCGGCGCGATGACGGGGCTGCGCTACTCACTGGGTATCGCCTGGCTGGCCCTCGTCTTCGCCGAGCAGATCAACGCGGACGCCGGGATCGGCTTCCTGATGGTCCAGGCGCGCGACTTCCTGCGGACCGACGTGATCGTGGTCTGCCTGATCGTCTACGCCTTCCTCGGCCTGCTCGCCGACTTCATCGTCCGCACCCTCGAAAGGCTGCTGCTGCAATGGCGACCGACGTTCACGGGCCGATGA
- the mltG gene encoding endolytic transglycosylase MltG — protein sequence MQMNTPPRSTIRLTRRGRGALIAAGAVVAATAVAVPLLRTGGEAAPPTALVIPEGWRAGQIYDAVDKVLRVPPGTAKKSLGKANLKLPNDAEGNPEGYLFPATYPIDKKATPESLLSFMVSTANQKFNKAPVAAGAQRNAMNVYQAVTIASIVQAEAATKEDMGKVARVIFNRLERGMPLQMDSTINYALNRSTLNTSQDDTKINSPYNSYQRMGLPPTPIANPGEEAMRAAIAPTPGDWLYFVTVKPGDTRFTASYEEHLKNVAEFNQNRKSTSPSPTR from the coding sequence ATGCAGATGAACACTCCGCCACGGAGCACGATTCGACTGACGCGCCGGGGCCGGGGCGCCCTCATCGCGGCCGGAGCCGTCGTGGCGGCCACCGCCGTGGCGGTGCCGCTGCTGAGAACGGGGGGCGAGGCCGCGCCGCCGACGGCCCTCGTGATCCCGGAGGGCTGGCGTGCGGGCCAGATCTACGACGCCGTCGACAAGGTCCTCCGGGTGCCGCCGGGCACCGCCAAGAAGTCGCTCGGGAAGGCCAACCTGAAGCTGCCGAACGACGCGGAGGGCAACCCGGAGGGCTATCTCTTCCCGGCGACGTATCCGATCGACAAGAAGGCGACTCCGGAGTCGCTGCTGTCCTTCATGGTCAGCACCGCGAACCAGAAGTTCAACAAGGCCCCGGTCGCCGCCGGGGCGCAGCGCAACGCGATGAACGTCTACCAGGCGGTCACCATCGCGAGCATCGTCCAGGCCGAAGCGGCGACCAAGGAGGACATGGGGAAGGTGGCCCGGGTCATCTTCAACCGCCTGGAGAGGGGCATGCCGCTCCAGATGGACTCCACCATCAACTACGCGCTGAACCGTTCCACGCTGAACACGAGCCAGGACGACACGAAGATCAACAGCCCCTACAACTCGTACCAGCGGATGGGTCTGCCGCCCACGCCGATCGCCAACCCCGGCGAGGAGGCGATGCGTGCCGCGATCGCCCCGACCCCGGGCGACTGGCTGTACTTCGTCACGGTCAAGCCGGGCGACACGCGCTTCACCGCCAGCTACGAGGAGCATCTGAAGAACGTCGCGGAGTTCAACCAGAACCGGAAGAGCACTTCCCCGAGCCCCACCCGCTGA